The following proteins are co-located in the Bradyrhizobium sp. AZCC 2176 genome:
- a CDS encoding phasin, with amino-acid sequence MTSSTDPFSASIIPFEVPEQMRALAEKGVSQARDSYAKFKDAAETHNGTIEAVFTSASKGASEYNAKLIEFFKANTSSSLDFAQELFGVKTPAAALELWTSHAKKQYETLTAQAKELAELGQKVASETVEPIKTSASKLYKPAA; translated from the coding sequence GTGACCAGCTCCACCGATCCCTTCTCTGCCTCCATCATCCCCTTCGAAGTCCCCGAGCAAATGCGCGCGCTTGCCGAAAAGGGCGTCTCGCAGGCCCGCGACAGCTATGCCAAGTTCAAGGATGCCGCCGAGACCCATAACGGCACCATCGAGGCCGTGTTCACCTCGGCCAGCAAGGGCGCCAGCGAATACAACGCCAAGCTGATCGAGTTCTTCAAGGCCAACACCTCGTCCTCGCTGGATTTCGCGCAGGAGCTGTTCGGCGTGAAGACGCCGGCCGCAGCGCTTGAGCTGTGGACCTCGCACGCCAAGAAGCAGTACGAGACCCTCACCGCGCAAGCCAAGGAGCTCGCCGAGCTCGGCCAGAAGGTCGCCAGCGAGACCGTCGAGCCGATCAAGACTTCCGCCTCGAAGCTTTACAAGCCGGCCGCCTGA
- a CDS encoding phasin family protein, producing MSDEVRDRFEIPKEMRSMAEASFEQARKAFDRFLASAQATAGSIEERNATVRAGAKDVSGKAIAYAEKNVQASLDHAQSLLKAKDVTEVVRLHGEYVQGLMRSLTEQAGEMGQIVAKAAMDATKPKA from the coding sequence ATGAGTGACGAAGTGCGAGATCGTTTCGAGATACCCAAGGAAATGCGATCGATGGCGGAAGCGAGCTTCGAGCAGGCCCGCAAGGCCTTCGATAGATTCCTCGCTTCCGCGCAGGCTACCGCCGGCTCGATTGAGGAGCGCAACGCCACGGTTCGCGCCGGCGCCAAGGATGTCAGTGGCAAGGCCATCGCCTATGCCGAGAAGAACGTGCAGGCCTCGCTCGATCACGCGCAGTCGCTGCTGAAAGCCAAGGATGTGACCGAGGTGGTGCGACTGCACGGGGAATATGTGCAGGGTTTGATGCGATCGCTGACGGAGCAGGCCGGCGAGATGGGCCAGATCGTCGCCAAGGCCGCCATGGACGCAACCAAGCCGAAAGCCTGA
- a CDS encoding PAS domain-containing sensor histidine kinase, with amino-acid sequence MQDAEFQWRALGDPRLAAYAASPLPAWLWTADGTRILWANPAGVRLFGAASAAALAEKAFGPADRHRRQIARLAGRLLANGAIRLERLQGFGAAPGMLATCGALRFDFPDGSHGVLIAAGNIPVIAPRPAQTQPDNAVQPAQSGEAPAEFALFDAFAEPAAADEPPAAETISRAPPSAVDVFGLEAFAGRTVPPARRLPLRFTWRMDREGRFTLGTNEFTGLMGPRTTAAFGRPWREIAATFGFDPTGRMMQAFATGAIWSDITLNWPVDGGGTLPVELSGLPVFDGARNFVGYRGFGVCRDFDALARLAALRLAELSGETVTPQDVSAAASAEPTSVASALSDELPETIAAETSGAETSAAETSHQNDLETPVEPPKESLAESVKESVQDSALQDSIQDSLQQIIEDTPTEAATALPADAAGNVLPFRVPGEAKPLSLTPVENSAFDELARQLSARLDTENGNETARDAAGDAIFEPLAALPVREAASAPPEWLATPEPPARGEAARDKALLDLLPVGILIYRLDRLLYANPAFLTQMGYPNLHALEDAGGLDALYVEPGTSNTSSTSDAGRPVTISASGPADADAPSSAAEARLYTISWDGDSALALIFSGTRHEGAAIAAAIAQAEPVSEPVSEPPVLKPDVSEPSDVGNANAEELAAILDTTAEGIVMFDAEGNIHAANRSAEALFGHDGDELARRNLTDLFAPESRHGVFEYLAGIKASGVESLLDHGREVLGRESKGGIIPLSMTMGRTRPDGPNFFAVFRDLSPVKKTESELREARRLAERAANAKADVLARISHEVRTPLNAIIGFSEVMIGERFGALGNERYLEYMKDIRASGERVIAIINDLLDLSRIETGKLDLAFTNQNLNELVESCVAVMQPQANRERIIIRTSLAHMLPPVIADARALRQITLNLIGNSIHLANAGGQVIVSTALSDFGEVMLRVRDTGHGLNDNEVAAALQPFRTRAPSDHAESSAVSLSLTKALVEANRAKFQIKTGGRSGTLIEIVFPHTVARA; translated from the coding sequence ATGCAGGATGCGGAATTTCAGTGGCGGGCGCTCGGAGATCCGCGATTGGCGGCTTACGCGGCGAGTCCCCTGCCCGCATGGCTATGGACCGCCGACGGCACCCGGATACTGTGGGCCAATCCGGCCGGCGTCCGCCTGTTCGGCGCGGCCAGCGCCGCAGCCCTTGCCGAAAAAGCTTTTGGGCCGGCCGACCGGCACCGGCGGCAGATTGCGCGGCTCGCAGGCCGGTTGCTCGCCAACGGCGCGATCCGGCTGGAGCGTCTGCAGGGATTTGGCGCCGCGCCCGGCATGCTTGCGACCTGCGGCGCTTTGCGGTTCGACTTTCCCGATGGCAGCCACGGTGTTCTGATCGCCGCCGGCAACATCCCGGTGATCGCGCCGCGCCCGGCGCAGACGCAGCCCGATAACGCGGTGCAGCCGGCACAATCGGGCGAAGCGCCGGCCGAGTTTGCGTTGTTCGATGCGTTTGCCGAGCCTGCCGCCGCAGACGAGCCGCCCGCCGCCGAAACCATTTCGCGCGCGCCTCCATCTGCGGTCGACGTATTTGGGCTCGAAGCCTTTGCCGGCCGGACGGTGCCGCCGGCGCGCCGCCTGCCGCTGCGCTTCACCTGGCGGATGGACCGGGAAGGCCGCTTCACGCTCGGCACCAACGAATTCACCGGGTTGATGGGCCCGCGCACCACGGCCGCTTTCGGCCGGCCATGGCGCGAGATCGCCGCGACCTTCGGCTTCGATCCTACCGGCCGGATGATGCAGGCATTTGCGACGGGTGCGATCTGGAGCGACATCACGCTGAACTGGCCGGTGGACGGCGGCGGCACGTTGCCCGTCGAATTGTCCGGCCTGCCGGTCTTCGATGGCGCGCGAAACTTCGTCGGCTATCGCGGCTTCGGCGTCTGCCGCGATTTCGATGCGCTGGCGCGGCTCGCCGCCCTGCGCCTCGCGGAATTGTCCGGTGAGACGGTGACGCCGCAAGACGTGTCCGCTGCAGCATCTGCCGAGCCGACCAGCGTTGCATCGGCTTTATCCGACGAATTGCCTGAAACGATTGCTGCCGAGACTTCTGGTGCAGAGACTTCTGCCGCAGAGACTTCACATCAAAACGATTTGGAAACGCCCGTGGAACCTCCCAAGGAAAGCTTGGCGGAAAGCGTCAAAGAAAGTGTCCAGGACAGCGCCCTCCAAGACAGCATCCAAGACAGCCTCCAGCAAATCATCGAGGACACGCCGACCGAAGCCGCAACCGCGTTGCCGGCGGACGCCGCCGGAAACGTCTTGCCATTCCGTGTCCCCGGCGAAGCGAAGCCGCTGTCGCTGACGCCGGTTGAAAACAGCGCCTTCGACGAACTCGCGCGGCAATTGTCGGCGCGGCTCGACACCGAGAACGGCAACGAGACGGCGCGGGATGCCGCCGGCGACGCCATCTTCGAACCGCTGGCCGCACTGCCCGTGCGCGAAGCCGCCAGCGCGCCGCCCGAATGGCTGGCGACGCCCGAGCCGCCCGCACGCGGCGAAGCCGCGCGCGACAAGGCGCTGCTCGATTTGCTGCCGGTCGGCATCCTGATCTACCGGCTCGACCGGCTGCTGTATGCCAACCCCGCGTTCCTGACGCAGATGGGCTATCCGAACCTGCACGCGCTGGAAGATGCCGGCGGCCTCGATGCGCTCTATGTCGAACCCGGCACCTCCAACACGTCCTCGACATCGGACGCCGGCCGGCCGGTGACGATTTCCGCAAGCGGGCCTGCGGATGCCGATGCGCCGTCATCGGCAGCAGAGGCCCGCCTCTACACGATTTCATGGGACGGCGATTCGGCGCTGGCTTTGATCTTCTCAGGCACGCGGCATGAGGGTGCCGCGATCGCGGCCGCCATCGCGCAAGCCGAGCCGGTATCGGAGCCTGTCTCCGAGCCGCCGGTGTTGAAGCCTGACGTCTCCGAACCGTCTGATGTCGGAAATGCCAACGCCGAAGAGCTCGCCGCCATCCTCGACACCACGGCCGAAGGCATCGTGATGTTCGACGCCGAGGGCAACATCCATGCCGCCAACCGCAGCGCCGAAGCACTGTTCGGCCATGACGGCGACGAGCTCGCGCGACGCAATCTCACCGACCTGTTTGCGCCCGAAAGCCGGCACGGCGTGTTCGAATATCTCGCCGGCATCAAGGCTTCCGGCGTCGAAAGCCTGCTCGATCACGGCCGCGAGGTGCTGGGCCGCGAAAGCAAGGGCGGCATCATCCCGCTGTCGATGACCATGGGCCGCACCCGCCCTGATGGGCCGAATTTCTTCGCGGTGTTCCGCGATCTGTCGCCAGTCAAGAAGACCGAGAGCGAATTGCGCGAGGCGCGGCGGCTGGCCGAACGCGCCGCCAATGCCAAGGCCGACGTGCTGGCGCGGATCAGCCACGAGGTGCGGACGCCGCTGAACGCCATCATCGGCTTTTCCGAGGTGATGATCGGCGAGCGTTTCGGCGCGCTCGGCAACGAGCGCTACCTCGAATACATGAAGGACATCCGCGCCTCCGGCGAACGCGTGATCGCCATCATCAACGATCTGCTCGACCTTAGCCGGATCGAAACCGGCAAGCTCGATCTCGCCTTCACCAACCAGAACCTCAACGAGCTGGTCGAGAGCTGCGTGGCGGTGATGCAGCCGCAGGCCAATCGCGAACGGATCATCATCCGCACCTCGCTCGCGCACATGTTGCCGCCGGTGATCGCGGACGCGCGCGCCCTGCGCCAGATCACGCTGAACCTGATCGGCAATTCGATCCATCTCGCCAACGCCGGCGGCCAGGTCATCGTCTCGACCGCGCTGTCCGATTTCGGCGAGGTGATGCTGCGGGTCCGCGACACCGGCCACGGCCTCAACGACAATGAGGTGGCCGCAGCCCTCCAGCCGTTCCGGACGCGTGCGCCGTCGGATCACGCCGAGAGTTCGGCCGTCAGCCTGTCGCTGACCAAGGCGCTTGTCGAAGCCAACCGCGCCAAATTCCAGATCAAGACCGGCGGCCGCTCCGGCACGCTGATCGAGATCGTGTTTCCGCACACGGTGGCGCGCGCCTGA